TTTGAAGAAGAGGTTAATGCCATTACCAATATGAGTTTCCCCTCTATTTTAGAGGGATTAGTAAAAGGTATAAAAGGGCGAAAGACTAAAAAACGCTCTACTATTACAGAAGGGTTTAAACCAGAGGTGTTAGCAGCTCGTAAAACAACTTTAACCTACCAGCACCGTATGCACGGCGATATTTCGGCCTTTCCACGTAATCAATTTTACAAGGAAAGCGGTGCTTTAAAAGACTTAGCAACCCCAACTCCTATTAATTTAACAAGAGAATGGGGTTATACTCGTTACCCCCAGCGTAGTATGTGGGTAGATGTTAATAGGAAAGACTATGTTGCAAAACGTGGTAAAAACATTCATGAAGCTGAAGCTATGTTAAGCCACCTTAAAGAGTTTCTAGCTTATGCCGTTAAAAATAAGCCTCCCAATAAAAAAAATTGGGAGGTAGCTTGTCTGGCTTTTTATAGGGGGCAAGAGAGCGTTATTAGGGGTGATGATTGCGCAGATGGGTTATTAAGCATACCGAGTATTAAGGGGAAAGTTTCTAGCTTTAGGTATAACGAAGATAACACGTTAGGTAACTATCCTGTCTCAATTAGGTTGTGTTCTGTAGATAGGTTTCAGGGGCATGAGGCCGATGTAGTCTTTTTAAGTATGAGTAATACTCATCGTGATGGCTTTTTAGATAACCCTAACCGCCTTAATGTGGCTATTACTCGGGCAAGATTCCAGCTGGTTATTTTTGGTAAATTTAATTATTTTGCCGAAAAATCTCGCTCAGACGATTTAAAAGAGTTAGCCCAGCATCATACTAATTTTTAAGAGGAGTGGCAAAGTTAATGCAAATTATTCTAAAACGCCAGTTAGTGCTAAACAGCTCTGTGGTTTATTTAAAACTTAGCCAAAAAATTAAGAGAGAAGATATACAAGCTTATTTAAATAAAACTATAAGTTTTGATAACTCTATTGTTGAACAAGGAGTAAAAAAATATTTGCAAGAGATTAAACTTACTGATGAACACGGTAATTTA
The genomic region above belongs to Spirochaetaceae bacterium and contains:
- a CDS encoding Upf1 family helicase, with the translated sequence ENISEYFKKRSWAKELTWRLGRENQLRLKEGNKKSNQHYMQQIANFTPFAVDKEKFEEEVNAITNMSFPSILEGLVKGIKGRKTKKRSTITEGFKPEVLAARKTTLTYQHRMHGDISAFPRNQFYKESGALKDLATPTPINLTREWGYTRYPQRSMWVDVNRKDYVAKRGKNIHEAEAMLSHLKEFLAYAVKNKPPNKKNWEVACLAFYRGQESVIRGDDCADGLLSIPSIKGKVSSFRYNEDNTLGNYPVSIRLCSVDRFQGHEADVVFLSMSNTHRDGFLDNPNRLNVAITRARFQLVIFGKFNYFAEKSRSDDLKELAQHHTNF